AAAAAAAGCCAAGTCAGAAATATCATATAATTTTCAGGAGAGTCGGGGACAAACACACTAGTCCTTGAGATATAAATAACAAACAAAGATGGATAAGTAGAACCGTACCTTCCATGAACTGTCTACGTTAGGAAACATGTTTGTATCATTTTGGCTGCTGCGGCCTATAATTCCATAAGAAAGAGAGGTTAAGTTGTTTCATCAACCGAACTAAGCAAGAAAACTATGTGGCCACAGCATACTAAGATCCACCGTATATATAGTCAAGAACTGAGATCAAACAAACGAATACTAACTGATTAAAATATTAATCGTCTGATGGAATGATACCGAAACCACATACTATGCGGAAAGAAAACCAGCAGAAGACTAGAAAAAGCTTGAATACATTATTACCAGAGATGGAGTCCAGCGCAAGCAAGTCGTAATCAGAAACAACGCCAACCTGCAGGGGGAAATTACAGCAGAGGAGTAAGTAAGATCTCATACAGATCAAGCTTGGTATTCAAAAGCATCCTTACAAAAATAAGCAGAGAAACAGAATGAGAAAAGGAGAAAAGCTATACCAGATTCCAATCATCATCAATTACAGGCAATCCCGTGACTTTCTTCTCAACCAAAAGTTCCAACGCTGTTACAATTTCAAGGAATAAAGACAAATCATAGGGACTACATGTTCGGTAGATATTATTACAAGGAAGATTGTTGTCATGTTTAGCAATATTACCATCATCAACTGATGTTGAGGGCTTAACAACATGCAGATGCTGTCTCCCTGTCATGAAATCACCAACTGTGTAACCCCCGTTTTTAACCTGAAACAAATCTCACACGATCAAACAAGCAAAGTTTCAAACTTTAAAGATGAAAAGGGTGAACATGCACTAACCGGAACAGAGTTATTAACATCAGAAAGAGCTGCGAAGACAGCAGAGGCAGTGATGAGTAACTGGTGAAAAAGTGGAGCGACGACGAGGATTAGAGAGAGGAGGAGGAGGAGGAAGTGAAAATGATGAAGAAGAAGTCGGGTTGAGTAGTGGAAGTCTCGTTATGGGCAGAGTGATGGAACTCATAATCGCTAATATCCTCTGTTTCTCACTGATTCCAATTAAAAAAAACAATTCTTTTTTTGATGATGAAATCTGAGAGAAACAAAAGGTTGAAACTTGAGAGAAAGAGAAGAAGGAGAAAGCGTTTTTGATTGGGTGGTAAAAGTAGACAAGTTGGTCGTGATAGGTGGGGGAACCCACCCTAACTTGAACTCTGTTTTGGCTTTTAACTCCTGTTGGATTTTTATGTCCTGACCGTTGATATCAGAAATAATATCTATAGCAACTTGGACAGAAAGCCCTAAACTACCAAGTACAGACCATGGAAGTAAATCTAGTCACACACTCACACACAATAGTGATCAAATCATGTATTATACTATGTTTTAGTGCTAACTAGATTCTGATCAGCCCTTTTAAGGGTACGTATATTTTTTGTTTTATATTTTTTTGAAAATTTAATTTTACATTTGTATTTTTAGTCATATTTATGTTTTTTATAATATATTTTTTTTAAATGATTAATAATTTGTTTTAATAATTGTATTAAAATAGTTAGACTATGCATATATCAATAGGTCATATTATCGTTTTAATAGAATATATATAATAGAGTACATAGATTGTATCTTTGAGATGATACAAATATCATGCTGGTTGAGCAAAGCAGAGCAGATATTTTTTTTTTTTTTTTTAATTTAAAGAAAGTTTGATAAACCACACAAAAGCAAGTTATCGGGGAATCCATACTCTCCCAAAAGAAAACGGATCAAAGAAAAGAAACAACTGCAATTGTAATTGTATGGGAGAGAGACTGGGTCAAGAAGTTTAAGAGAGGTTCAAGGAAGCGAGCTGCTCGGCTGCACCACCAGCAGCGACGCTCCTCAGAACATCCATAGCCTCTGCAACTTTGTCCTTGAGAGCTTCTGGTGACTCCAAGAGATGGAGCACTTCCGTCTGGTCCATCTCCAACAGCATCCCAGTCACTTTGGCTGCAGAATCTGCTTCAAGCTGCTCCACCAACGGGTACAGATTCTCACCCAGCATCTGCATACACACACACACACACACACATCAGAGTTCGACAAACGCAGAACTCTCTATTGGTCTTTTTTAGAGAATCTCTCACCGTCCTCTGCTGCTCTGGAGACGCATTAGCTAGATTTGAAGCCAAAGCTCCAATAGGCATTGTGATGTTGTTGTTGTTGTTGCCCATGTCATATGGAGCTACATCACCACCACTGCCACGCCCTTGAGAATACCGTAACATTCGACCCCTTGGATGCATCTGATCACCCACACCCAAACAGAAAGAAAGATCATACGATCAAACTATTATATTAAAAGAGAGATGAGCAAGCCAAACAGTTTTTATTAAAGAACCTGGTGCTGCATCATGGGAACTTGGTGCTGGGACTGTTGGATCCCTCCAGGACGCTGCTGCTGCTGTTGTTGCTGAACCATAGGCATGAAGTAATTGGGTACATGGCCCCTACCACCAGGTCTCATTCCAGGAACAAGCTGTTGTTGGTACCCATACCCAGGCTGTGGCATTACACAAACCACATGTTAGTATTATTACCCCAACAGTTTTGAAATAGATTTGGGAAAGACTCAAGTGTGAATAGAGCTAAGAGCAACCCCATTGGCAAGTTTCTCAAATAGGGGTTCTTAAATTTTAACTAGTTTATATCAATATTTTAACATTAATCTAATTATCTAGCTAAAATAAAATATTTTTGATAAATTGAACCAATTAAAAATAGGCAAGTGTTGTCACAGTTTCTCAAGGGTATCTAACAATATCTCCTTTGAGATACTTTTCTTTGTCTGTCTCTTGATTCTCTTAATTTTTCTTTAATTCTATTGTTAAGATACACCCATTGGACGGAGATGCTCTAACTATGGAGCTAAACACAAAGAGGTAATAACCTTATAGTGTGACTTAGAAGCACCTAAACAAGTGAATTACCAATAGACAAATATCTTTGTAAGAGATTACCTGGGGAGGAATCATGTTAGGAGGGGCCTGACCATAGAACATTTGTTGTCCAATACCAGGACCTCCAGGGGGAAACGTTGGCATGCGCGGACCAGCGGATGGAGGCATTGCAACTGGCCTCACTTGAGAAAACTGAGCCTGTCCACATCATGTACACACAAAGTATATGAGTATTTGGTATATCAAAAAGATGAGGTGATGATTCCAAGAGGAAGCAAACCTGTAGTCTGACACTTCTGTCTTCCTTCCTCTGTGCAATAGCAACATAGAGTGGCTTGCCTTCCACCATTTTCCCACTCAACTGTGACATCTGTACAATCATTCCACTTTTAGTAACAATAAAAGTGCCTTCCCTCACATATATACTCAACAAGAGAATATAACTGACTTACAGCTTCTGTTGCTTCTTCAGGAGTTGAGAAAGCAACAAAGCCAGACCCTTTGCTTATTCCACTAGGATCACGCATCACCTGTCATGTTTTAATAAAAAAAATATCTGATTTAGAGAAACAAAAGTAGGCATGTGGGTTCGGGTAAGTGGGATAATTCGGTTTCGGGTTAGTTTGGTTTAACATAAATCTTACCGGATTAATCCGAAATTAAGTTTGGTTTGGTTAGTTCGGTTTTTTTAAATCTTACTGAAGTTTTGGTTATATATTTGGTTTAATTTTGTTAAAATTTCAGATAAGTTCGGTTAATTTTGGTTAGTTCGGTTCAGGTTTTTGGTGTGGTTTGGTGCAGACCAAAAGGAGAAAGGACACCTAACCTTGCAAGATGTCACGGTACCAAAAGGAGAAAACATCTCTTTAAGTTTCTCGTCAGAAACGCTAGAATCCAAATTCTTCACATACAAGTTCGAACTCTGAAACCTCTCCGCAGCTTCCCTCAAACTCTCTTCACGACGCACCCTTAGCTCCGTCTCCCTCTCTGACTTCTTCTGCGCTCTACCAACATACCACTCCTTATCATCAAACATCTTCCCATTCAAAGACTCCACAGCCTTAGCAGCATCATCAGCGTTTTCGAAGTTGACAAAACCAAACCCCTTAGACTTCCCTCCTTCTCCATCTTTCATCACCACAGCACTCGTTATCTCACCATACTCGGCGAAAGCACTCTTCAAGTCATCATCTGTAGTGCTTTCCGCGAGATTCTTCACGTAGACGTTGGTGAACTTAGTTTTGTTTGCGGTGGAGTCTCTTTCTTGTCTCCTAAGGAACGGACCCACGTACACTTGCTTGTCGTTTAGCAGCATGCCGTTGAGTTTCTCAATAGCTTTCTGAGCAGACTCTTCGTCCGCGTATTGCACGAAGCCGTAGCCTTTTGACTGGCCTGAAGCATCCACGGCTACCTTGCATGACACGATGTTCCCGAAGGTTGAAAATGTATCGTGTAGTGCTTTGTGGTCGATGGACTGGTCCAGATTCTGCAAATTTGTAGCCAGGTTTAGCAAGAGAGAAACAAAATAAAACAAACATACAACTAATGGGAAAAAAAAACTATTTCTTTCACAATCAAAGGAATAAAACAAGATTCAATATCTCCCAATGTTCAAGAAATTGCTAGACGGTAACTAGCCGTTTCGTAGAAGAGTAACAAGTTAACAAATTATTGATTTATTTTTTATAGACATTCAATATTTTAGTTTCGAGTTAAAGTATAAAATTAATTTGATGAATTATAAAAATTATATATACGAAAACTAGACAAATTTGTGGATTTGACTAACTTAACAGATTTAGACTAATTTAGATCGATTTAGGCTAATTTAATAGAGAGAATTTAGACTAATTTAGAGTTTTAGATTGATTTAGGCTAATTTATACCAATTTTAACCAATCTAAAACTAAAACTGTTTAAACTTTAAACCCACAAGCATCTTTTATTACATCAGAGGTAAGGACAAAGGACAGAGACAAAGAGTTACCTTGATGAAAATGTTGCCAGCGCCACTTCGGCGAACACTAGGATCACGATGAGAATACATAACCCTTATAGGTTTCCCATAAAGAGGTATGTAATTGAGTTCCTGGATTGCTCTCGCAGCTGCAAACACAGAGCACGACAAAAAAAAAAAGTAAGTAGCATTACACACAAAGGAACACAACATTTTCAATTAAGAAGGCTTAGTTTGTAAAAGTGATCAAAGCTCTGAGAATTGTTGTGTCTTTATTGAAAGGAAACTAAGGCTCATATATAGCCGATTACAAGCAAACGTGAAAACGTGCAAACTGAAAGTTCCTAACAAAGTGGAACAACTAAAAGACTAATTCAAATAACAACTACTAGCTAGAGTATCCCTAAAACTTAGGAACTTATTCAACTAACAAAGACCTATTCGTAACACAGCCTCTCCTAAACTAAAACATCCAGTTCTAGTTTACTCCAGGAACATCACATACTCCCAACATGCCTCGCATCTTCTCGTAAGTGTCCATCTTCAAAGGCTTTGTCAGAATGTCTGCAATCTGCACATGAGTGCTGCAATGAACTAGCTCCACGACTCCATCATTAGTCAGATCCCTAAGAAAATGAAACCTCACGTCAATATGCTTACTTCTCTTGTGCATAACCGGATTCCTTGACAACTTGATGGTAGACATGTTATCGCAATACATCACTGTGCTTTCTTCTTCCCTTTGTGCGATTCCAATGCTCTCCAAGATCCTTCTCAGCCAAACCACTTGACACGCGCAACTTGCGGCTGCCACAAACTCCGCTTCTGTTGTGGATAGAGTGACCACTGGTTGTCTCTTAGAAGACCACGAGATGGCAGCACCACTTAGGAAACATACGTAACCCGTAGTGCTTCTTCTGGTATCCAAGTCTCCCGCATAATCACTGTCTGAATAAGCTTCAAGAACGTTGCCTCCATTCTTCTTATAGTGAACACCGAGATTGATAGTACCTTTAACATACCTGAGAATTCTTTTCACTGCTCCCATGTGAGTTTGAGATGGATTCTCCATGTATCTACTGATCAGGCTGATCGCATACATCAAATCCGGTCTTGAGGCAGCCAAGTACATCAGACATCCCACCATTTGTCTGTATACAACTCCATCTGCTTTCCCACTTCCGTCTTCTTTCACCAGTTTTGTTCCTGGAACAATGGGATTTCTCACCGAGTTGCATTCTTCCAACTTGAACCTCTCCACTCCAAGAAAATATCTCATCAGCCCCAAGTCAGTCATCTCGAATTCACTCTTCATGGCTTCTTTGAACTCTTCAATAACACTTGCTTTGTTTCCTGTAACAATCATATCGTCCACATACAGAGAAACAAGCAGAGTGTTACCTTCATCATCAACCTTGCCGAATAGTGTTGGCTCATAGGGACACTTCTCCAATCCTTTCTCTGTAAAGTAACCTTCAATACGACTGTACCAAGCTCTAGGGGCTTGTTTGAGCCCATACAATGCCTTCTTGAGCTTGTATACTTTAGCTGCTTCCTCTTTCTTCTCATACCCTTGTGGCTGATCAACATAGACTGTCTCGGTTAGTTCTCCATGCAGAAAGGCGCTCTTGACATCAAGTTGATGGATCTTCCAACTCTTTTCGGCAGCCATAGCTAGGATAGCTCTAATGGTATCCCATCTTGCTACTGGAGCAAACACTTCAGTGTAATCTATACCATATTTTTGAGCATAGCCTTTTGCAACTAACCTGGCTTTGCATTTGTCGATCTCTCCATTTTCATTCAACTTTGTCTTGTAAACCCACTTGACTCCAATAGTCTTGAAACCGTGAGGTAGCTCACATAGCTCCCATGTTTCATTGGCTTCAATAGACTCGATCTCACGATTCATAGCTTCTCTCCATTTCTTTTCTCTCACGGCATCTTCAAACAGGACAGGATCAGTTGTCTCGGTGAACATGACCAGATCTTCCAGCTCCTCTTCTCCTTCCGATAGTCCTTCCCCAGTTACATAGTCTGTCATCCATGTTGGAGCGGTTTTTGATCTCCTTTCTTGAGTGACTTCAGAAGCTTCAGCATTGGTGTGACTGCAGTCACCAGTTTCACATCGTGGCATTCTTTCTGGTTCTGCTTCAACAGCAGCTTCTTCATATACTTCAAGCTCATTTGATCCATTCTTTTCCTCCTCTTTCCAATCCCATTCAGCATCTTCTTCAAACAGAACATCTCTGCTAGTTATGATCTTCTTCTCCACTGGATCATACAGCCGGTAGGCTTTGGATTCCTCACTTGTGCCAAACAGGACACACTTCACACTCTTATCATCAAGCTTCTTGCGCTTCTCCTTAGGAATGTGCGCATGAGCAATACATCCAAAGAGCTTGAAGTGTTCTACTGATGGTGATTGATCACTCCAAGCTTCCTCTGGTGTCATACCTTGTACGGCAGAGGTGGGGCTTCTATTCAAGATGTGCACACTCCAGTTTGTTGCTTCTGGCCAGAACCGTTTTGGGACTTTCTTCCCAACCAACACACTGCGAACCATGTTGAGAATGGTCCTATTCTTTCTCTCAGCAACGCCGTTTTGCTGTGGCGTATAAGCTGTGGTGAGTTGTCTCCGAATGCCACTGCTCTCACATAGCTCCTTGAACTCATTTGAATTGTACTCACCACCTCTGTCTGTCCTCAAGCACTGAATCTGCAAGCTGGTTTCTCTTTCTACACGAGCCTTAAACTTCTTAAATGCATCAATAGCCTCAGATTTAACAGAGAGAAACTCAACCCAACATTTTCTCGAGAAATCATCAATGAACGTGATGATATACCTCTTTTGGCTGTTGGACTCAGGAGTGATTGGTCCACACAGATCAGAGTGGATCAGTTGAAGCTTTTGAGAAGCTCTCCAGTTACTCTTCTTGGGAATGACTTCTCTCTGTTGCTTTCCAGTGATGCAGTTGTCACACAGCTTGCTTGGTGCCTTTATCTCAGGTAAGCCACGTACCATGCTCCCAGACTTCAGTGTCTTCAATCCTTTGTAGCTCAGATGACCATATCGACAATGCCACAAGTACGATGTGTCCTCTGTAGCAGTTTTGAAGCATCTGGGTTCTTGAGACATCATCTTGGCCGTGACTACAAACATCTT
This sequence is a window from Brassica oleracea var. oleracea cultivar TO1000 chromosome C1, BOL, whole genome shotgun sequence. Protein-coding genes within it:
- the LOC106343893 gene encoding LOW QUALITY PROTEIN: CBS domain-containing protein CBSX2, chloroplastic (The sequence of the model RefSeq protein was modified relative to this genomic sequence to represent the inferred CDS: deleted 1 base in 1 codon) yields the protein MSSITLPITRLPLLNPTSSSSFSLPPPPPLSNPRRRSTFSPVLITASAVFAALSDVNNSVPVKNGGYTVGDFMTGRQHLHVVKPSTSVDDALELLVEKKVTGLPVIDDDWNLVGVVSDYDLLALDSISGRSSQNDTNMFPNVDSSWKTFNELQKLISKTHGQVVGDFMTPSPLVVRGSTNLEDAARLLLETKFRRLPVVDSDGKLIGILTRGNVVRAALQIKRETENST
- the LOC106304266 gene encoding polyadenylate-binding protein 2, with amino-acid sequence MAQVQTTVAPAAQFGTTSLYVGDLDLNVTDSQLFEAFSQMGQVVSVRVCRDSATRRSLGYGYVNFTNPPDAARAIQELNYIPLYGKPIRVMYSHRDPSVRRSGAGNIFIKNLDQSIDHKALHDTFSTFGNIVSCKVAVDASGQSKGYGFVQYADEESAQKAIEKLNGMLLNDKQVYVGPFLRRQERDSTANKTKFTNVYVKNLAESTTDDDLKSAFAEYGEITSAVVMKDGEGGKSKGFGFVNFENADDAAKAVESLNGKMFDDKEWYVGRAQKKSERETELRVRREESLREAAERFQSSNLYVKNLDSSVSDEKLKEMFSPFGTVTSCKVMRDPSGISKGSGFVAFSTPEEATEAMSQLSGKMVEGKPLYVAIAQRKEDRSVRLQAQFSQVRPVAMPPSAGPRMPTFPPGGPGIGQQMFYGQAPPNMIPPQPGYGYQQQLVPGMRPGGRGHVPNYFMPMVQQQQQQQRPGGIQQSQHQVPMMQHQMHPRGRMLRYSQGRGSGGDVAPYDMGNNNNNITMPIGALASNLANASPEQQRTMLGENLYPLVEQLEADSAAKVTGMLLEMDQTEVLHLLESPEALKDKVAEAMDVLRSVAAGGAAEQLASLNLS